CATTGCCGATTGCCGCAACGCCCAGGATATTGACAGCCTTATGCCAAATGATTTTCACCTTGAAGATATTGTAGAAAAACAACGACTGGTGGATGTCGAAAAGAATCGTGAAAAAGGTCTGTTTTTCATAAAATCCAGGGTGCTTGCCGAACGCCGGCTGTTAGATCATATTGAGTCCTATGATATGGATTTGCTCGTGCTGGCCGGGTTCATGCGGGTGTTTACCCCGTATTTTATTGACCGGATCAACACCAATGCCTCGGGTAATAAGATCATGAACATCCATCCGGCGTTGCTGCCGGCATTTCCCGGGACAGACGGATACGGGGACACCTTCCGTTATGGATGCAAAATTGGTGGATGTACGGTTCATTTTGTTGACTACGGGGAAGACACAGGGCCGATCATCGGCCAGAAGGCGTTTGAAATCGTCGATGGTGATACCCTGGATGACGTAAAAGCAAAAGGATTAAAAAAAGAGTGGGAATTGTATCCGGCTTGCATTCAAAAATTTGCCCAATCCCGGTGAGGGTGAGTGAGCCCTATGGCGAGGTAAGAAAGGCATCGGCCATTTTTAAGGCGTCCATGTAAAAGGCGGGCAGTTTTTGAATGAGCTTGGAATCTTTGTCTGCCTGAAATCGGGTATGGTCCCACTGCCCCTGTTCAAAGTTTGTAATCAGATCATCGAGCTGGTTAAATATGCGGTTTTTGCCTAACAGTGCTTCTTTGATTTTTTCAGATAGGGAAATTTTTTCAAGGATCTCTGTCATGGGCAGATCCAAAATGGCATCCATGGTTGAAAACAGGCCCACTGTGAACAACTCTTCCGGGGAGAATCCGGTTTTAAGGGCATGGGCGCATTGTTCGCACATCCGGGCCTTGATCACCGAAAAACGGATCAGTTCGTTGGGTTTGTCCGGGTTTATACCCGATACCACAACCACATTGATAAATTTTTTTAATTCCTGCAGACCCAAAAAGGTCATGGCATCCTTGATCGTGTCTATGGCGGTGGGACGCTTAAAATAGGCTGAATTAATAAACGTTAAAAGCTTGAAAGAGATGGCCACATCATTTTTAATCATATTTTCTATGACGTTTAAAGCCGGTTCTTGTTTTGACACCTCATTTAACAATTTTAAATTGGTAACCTGGTTGGCTGCCAGGCCTTTGTTTGATATAACTTCAGGTTTTGAAAAGAAATAGCCCTGGAACAGCTTGAAACCCATGGCTTTGGCCTGTTCAAATTCTTCGTGGGTTTCTACTTTTTCACACAACAATGTAATATGTTTGAGTTCATCTCCTAGGGAACTTAAAATCGGATCCAGCGTGTCCAACGGGGTGGCCATGATATCAAATTTTATCATGTCGCATAGCTTAATCATTTCACTGAATTTTTGATCATAAACAAAATCATCCAGGGCGATTCTGAATCCTTCAGCTTTAAAAGACTTTAATGCATCAATGATTTCAGGTTCAGGTTCAATATCTTCTAAAACCTCAATAATAATATGCTCTTTTGGGAAAAGCAGCGGCGTCTGTTTGCGCAGAAGATCACTGGTGAAATTGATTAGTCCGGGTTTGCCGGAAAGGATATCATTGAGCCCAAAAGAGAAAAATGTGTTGGCCAGTACACCGGATGTGGCCACAGACCCATCAATATTTGGAAAGACATTGTCTAAGCTGAGCCTGAATAAAAGCTCATAACCGAACAGCTTTTTGTCTGAAGTGAATACAGGCTGGCGCGCTACAAAAATATCCATTAGATTTGCAACTCCATCTCATTTTATGTGAATGAACCCGGTTGAGCTTCAGGGGTTTTGTGTCATTTTTTATCCATCGTTATATTGCAAGACGGAACACCACATAAACGTTACGAGTATTGTTAAGAATGAGATCTAACTTTTATAGTTTTTAATGTGTCAACATTACCCTGCTTCACGTACGAAATCAAGAAAAAGTCATGGCGCCTTCATCGTATCAGGACAAAAGCTTGATCATCAACGGCAGGGCTGTCATGGTGCCGATGGAAGATCCAAGATTGGTAAATACCACCACCAGTAGAATTCTTGTGACATTATTCCGCCAGAATCCTTTAATGGATGTGATATCCTCAGGTATCGCCTCAAGGTCTCGTACCTTGGGTTTTCGAGCAAACGCCTCCACAAGACCTGCCACCCAGCCTGCTGCAATCATGGGGTTCAAAGAGGTCAGTGGTGCGGCTAGGATGGATGAAAAAATGGTATAAGGATGGGCCAGTGCAATGAGTGCGCCGATACCGGCAAAAATACCATTCGCCAGCACCCAGATCCAGATCATATCGGTTCCGGCGCCTTTACCCTCCATGAGAAATCCGGCAATGAAAAGCATGACGATCAGGCCGGGGATAAGCCACTTTAATATTTTCCCTATTTTGCCGGGAGGGGGAAGTGTTCTGAGTGCGGCAAGGTCTATGGGGGTGTCTTGTTCGATGTATTCCAGAATGCCGGGTAAATGGGCCGCGCCTACAACCGCTACAATGTTGTCTCCCGGCGCACTTCGAATGCTCTCGGCCAGGAACTGGTCCCGTTCGTCAATCAGGACTTTTCCGATAAATGGGTGATCCTCTTTGAGTTCCGAAAGCAGGGTCTGCAGAATGTCCTGGTGCTTCATTTTTTCAATGTCAGACTCTTCAATCTCATCAGACTGGCCAAATGACAGTAGCATGGAAAATATCAGTTTAATCTTTTCCCAGAGCCCCATCCCCCGCCATATCCGGGAAAGCGTGATCTGAATTTCCCTGTCTGCAGGGATGATGTTTGCCCCTGTTTTTTCAGCGGCCGCAATGGCATTGATCATCTCCTGGCCGGGTTTTATGCCGAATTTATCGGCTATTTTTTTTTGGAAAGCGGCCAGTAAAAGATTCATAAACAGCATCAATGCTTTTTTTGCCTTGATTATTTTTACTATATCCATGTTCTGCCATCTGTCTTGATCCTGTATGGTTGCCAGACGGTTGTTGCATAGTTCCACACATACGGTGTCGGGCTGTTCGGATGCTATGGT
This window of the uncultured Desulfobacter sp. genome carries:
- a CDS encoding TraB/GumN family protein; the encoded protein is MSENPIDHDDIHTLERDGKKIILIGTAHVSRHSAQLVSDTIASEQPDTVCVELCNNRLATIQDQDRWQNMDIVKIIKAKKALMLFMNLLLAAFQKKIADKFGIKPGQEMINAIAAAEKTGANIIPADREIQITLSRIWRGMGLWEKIKLIFSMLLSFGQSDEIEESDIEKMKHQDILQTLLSELKEDHPFIGKVLIDERDQFLAESIRSAPGDNIVAVVGAAHLPGILEYIEQDTPIDLAALRTLPPPGKIGKILKWLIPGLIVMLFIAGFLMEGKGAGTDMIWIWVLANGIFAGIGALIALAHPYTIFSSILAAPLTSLNPMIAAGWVAGLVEAFARKPKVRDLEAIPEDITSIKGFWRNNVTRILLVVVFTNLGSSIGTMTALPLMIKLLS
- a CDS encoding HDOD domain-containing protein, with translation MDIFVARQPVFTSDKKLFGYELLFRLSLDNVFPNIDGSVATSGVLANTFFSFGLNDILSGKPGLINFTSDLLRKQTPLLFPKEHIIIEVLEDIEPEPEIIDALKSFKAEGFRIALDDFVYDQKFSEMIKLCDMIKFDIMATPLDTLDPILSSLGDELKHITLLCEKVETHEEFEQAKAMGFKLFQGYFFSKPEVISNKGLAANQVTNLKLLNEVSKQEPALNVIENMIKNDVAISFKLLTFINSAYFKRPTAIDTIKDAMTFLGLQELKKFINVVVVSGINPDKPNELIRFSVIKARMCEQCAHALKTGFSPEELFTVGLFSTMDAILDLPMTEILEKISLSEKIKEALLGKNRIFNQLDDLITNFEQGQWDHTRFQADKDSKLIQKLPAFYMDALKMADAFLTSP
- the purN gene encoding phosphoribosylglycinamide formyltransferase — its product is MVEKLKVGTLISGGGTNLQAIIDACHQGRIDAQIVFTGSDVDGVKGLERAQKAGIDTFVVDYAKIIADCRNAQDIDSLMPNDFHLEDIVEKQRLVDVEKNREKGLFFIKSRVLAERRLLDHIESYDMDLLVLAGFMRVFTPYFIDRINTNASGNKIMNIHPALLPAFPGTDGYGDTFRYGCKIGGCTVHFVDYGEDTGPIIGQKAFEIVDGDTLDDVKAKGLKKEWELYPACIQKFAQSR